One genomic region from Natrinema caseinilyticum encodes:
- a CDS encoding haloalkane dehalogenase, producing the protein MVIRVPADRFEDVPDFDYEPQYVDVGELRMAYVETGGGATADENEETFLCLHGEPTWSFLYRKMMPILAERGRVVVPDLIGCGRSDRYEDRDQYTVEMHYDALRTFVEELELTNVTLVCQDWGGLLGLALSAEQPDRFSRLVPMNTGLPDGTQEMTETWHAFAEMVATADDLDIGTLVANGCYRDLSEEVVDAYRAPFPDERYMAGARTFPGLIPQSPDDPGAELFAEARDRLAEWEKPAFVLFAEEDPITSDNRDPLRNLIPTASEQPDIWIGEAAHFLQEDAGPEIAERILEFVDRTAASNES; encoded by the coding sequence ATGGTTATCCGCGTGCCAGCGGACCGATTCGAAGACGTTCCGGATTTCGACTACGAGCCGCAGTACGTCGACGTGGGCGAATTGCGTATGGCCTACGTCGAAACCGGCGGTGGCGCGACTGCCGACGAGAACGAGGAGACGTTCCTCTGTCTGCACGGCGAGCCGACCTGGTCGTTTCTCTACCGGAAGATGATGCCGATCCTCGCCGAGCGCGGCCGCGTGGTCGTCCCGGACCTGATCGGCTGCGGGCGCTCCGATAGATACGAGGATCGCGACCAGTACACCGTCGAGATGCACTACGACGCGCTGCGGACGTTCGTGGAGGAACTCGAGTTGACGAACGTCACGCTCGTCTGCCAGGACTGGGGCGGACTGCTCGGACTCGCGCTTTCGGCCGAACAACCCGATCGGTTCTCCCGTCTCGTGCCGATGAATACGGGGCTACCCGACGGAACGCAGGAGATGACCGAGACGTGGCACGCGTTCGCGGAGATGGTCGCGACCGCGGACGACCTCGATATCGGGACGCTGGTCGCAAACGGCTGTTACCGCGACCTCTCCGAGGAGGTGGTCGACGCGTACCGTGCACCCTTCCCCGACGAACGGTACATGGCGGGCGCGCGGACGTTCCCGGGGCTGATTCCGCAGTCGCCGGACGACCCGGGAGCCGAGTTGTTCGCCGAGGCCCGGGACCGCCTCGCCGAATGGGAGAAACCGGCGTTCGTTCTGTTCGCGGAGGAGGACCCGATTACGTCCGACAACCGTGACCCCCTTCGGAACCTCATCCCCACCGCGAGTGAACAGCCCGATATCTGGATCGGTGAGGCCGCACACTTCCTGCAGGAAGACGCGGGGCCGGAAATCGCCGAACGGATCCTCGAGTTCGTCGATCGGACAGCAGCGAGTAACGAGAGCTGA
- the bioB gene encoding biotin synthase BioB translates to MVYETGNETVDDALERVLAGERLDRTDGIALIAQPVAPLAEAGAVVRDHFGDGTVDACSIVNAKAGNCAEDCGFCAQSVHFDTGIDTYGFLGPEKILEAAKRAERDGAQRFGIVVAEKGVSKERHPGEWADVLESIRLVREECDLEVDASLGILTREEAEILAEEGINHYNHNIETSPRYFPEIVGTHSFEDRVKTLDVAKAAGMDLCAGVILGMGETPVDRVEAAVALQDIGVSSLPVNVLNPVDGTPLAERGADITTEEIVKTVAVYKLLHPDARVRLTGGREANLAPDEQHLPLEAGADGILTGDYLTTEGQSPREDLEIIERAGLAPNMEVNEFDPAAVEARNDGTEQSPTETVASAGVESSDD, encoded by the coding sequence GTGGTTTACGAGACAGGAAACGAGACGGTCGACGATGCTCTCGAGCGGGTCCTGGCCGGCGAGCGACTCGATAGGACCGACGGGATTGCCTTGATCGCCCAGCCGGTCGCCCCGCTCGCAGAGGCCGGTGCGGTCGTGCGCGATCACTTCGGTGACGGGACGGTCGACGCCTGCTCCATCGTCAACGCGAAGGCGGGCAACTGCGCCGAGGACTGTGGTTTCTGTGCGCAATCGGTCCACTTCGACACGGGAATCGATACCTACGGTTTTCTCGGTCCGGAGAAAATTCTCGAGGCCGCGAAACGTGCCGAACGCGACGGTGCCCAACGATTCGGCATCGTCGTCGCAGAAAAAGGCGTCTCGAAGGAACGCCACCCGGGAGAGTGGGCGGACGTCCTCGAGTCGATCAGGCTCGTTCGCGAGGAGTGCGATCTCGAAGTCGATGCCTCGCTCGGCATCCTCACCCGAGAGGAGGCCGAGATCTTAGCCGAGGAGGGGATCAACCACTACAATCACAACATCGAGACTTCCCCGCGGTACTTCCCCGAGATCGTCGGCACTCACAGCTTCGAGGATCGAGTGAAGACACTCGACGTCGCGAAAGCGGCCGGCATGGACCTCTGTGCGGGAGTCATCCTCGGAATGGGGGAGACCCCGGTCGACCGCGTGGAGGCGGCCGTCGCGCTACAGGACATCGGGGTCTCCTCGCTGCCGGTGAACGTTCTCAACCCGGTCGACGGGACGCCACTGGCCGAACGGGGGGCCGATATCACGACCGAAGAAATCGTCAAGACGGTCGCGGTCTACAAGTTGCTCCACCCCGACGCGCGAGTCCGACTCACCGGCGGCCGCGAGGCCAACCTCGCGCCCGACGAACAACACCTGCCCCTCGAGGCCGGCGCGGACGGCATCCTCACGGGGGATTATCTCACGACGGAGGGGCAGTCACCGAGGGAGGACCTCGAGATCATCGAACGGGCGGGCTTAGCGCCCAATATGGAAGTCAACGAGTTCGATCCGGCGGCGGTCGAGGCCCGCAACGACGGCACCGAACAGTCACCGACCGAGACGGTGGCCAGTGCGGGCGTAGAGTCGAGCGACGACTGA
- the rbcL gene encoding type III ribulose-bisphosphate carboxylase, which yields MTGIEYDDFLDLEYEPAETELVCEFAIEPAADMTMEAAASRVASESSNGTWAALHVDENELTDLGAVACDIDGSDVTVAYPVELFEAGSMPQILSCIAGNILGMKAVDSIRLENCRWPKPIVDGFPGPQFGTSVAREKLDAGDRPVLATVPKPKVGLSTDAHVGIGEAAWRGGIDLLKDDENLTDQGFNPFVDRLAESLSARDRVQEDTGERKDYLVNVTAETAEMLERVDLVAEHGGGFVMVDVITCGWAAVQSVRERCEDHGLAIHAHRAMHAAFDRVDSHGVSMRVIAQIARLCGVDHIHTGTAGLGKLENEDTPGINAWLTGPCHGLNPVLPVASGGLHPGVVDQLLDTLGTDIVVQAGGGVHGHPDGTLAGAKALRQSVDASMADERLTEYADDHPELARALEKWGSETPR from the coding sequence ATGACTGGGATCGAGTACGACGATTTTCTGGACCTCGAGTACGAACCCGCGGAGACGGAACTCGTCTGTGAGTTCGCGATCGAGCCGGCTGCGGACATGACCATGGAGGCGGCGGCGAGTCGTGTCGCATCGGAATCCTCGAACGGAACGTGGGCTGCGTTGCACGTCGACGAGAACGAATTGACGGATCTCGGCGCGGTGGCCTGCGATATCGATGGGAGCGACGTCACGGTCGCCTATCCCGTCGAACTGTTCGAAGCCGGCAGCATGCCACAGATCCTCTCGTGTATCGCGGGGAACATCCTCGGCATGAAAGCCGTCGACTCGATCCGACTCGAGAACTGCCGGTGGCCGAAACCGATCGTCGACGGCTTCCCGGGTCCACAGTTCGGGACGAGCGTCGCTCGTGAGAAACTGGACGCGGGCGACCGACCGGTGCTGGCGACGGTGCCGAAACCGAAGGTGGGACTATCGACGGACGCCCACGTCGGGATCGGCGAAGCGGCCTGGCGCGGCGGGATCGACCTGTTGAAAGACGACGAGAACCTCACCGATCAGGGCTTCAACCCGTTCGTCGACCGGCTCGCGGAGAGCCTCTCGGCCCGCGACCGCGTCCAGGAGGATACCGGGGAGCGGAAGGACTACCTCGTGAACGTGACCGCAGAGACCGCCGAGATGCTAGAGCGTGTCGACCTCGTGGCGGAACACGGCGGCGGATTCGTGATGGTCGACGTGATAACCTGTGGGTGGGCCGCCGTTCAGAGCGTCCGCGAGCGGTGCGAAGACCACGGACTGGCCATCCACGCTCATCGCGCGATGCACGCTGCGTTCGACCGGGTCGACTCCCACGGCGTTTCGATGCGCGTCATCGCCCAGATCGCCCGTCTGTGCGGCGTCGATCACATCCACACCGGGACCGCGGGGTTAGGAAAACTCGAGAACGAAGACACGCCGGGAATCAACGCGTGGCTCACGGGACCGTGCCACGGCCTGAATCCCGTTCTTCCCGTCGCATCGGGCGGCCTCCATCCCGGCGTCGTCGACCAACTCCTCGATACCCTCGGAACCGATATCGTCGTTCAGGCCGGCGGTGGGGTCCACGGCCACCCCGACGGAACGCTCGCGGGCGCGAAAGCGCTGCGTCAATCCGTCGACGCGTCGATGGCCGACGAACGTCTCACCGAGTACGCCGACGACCACCCAGAACTCGCGAGGGCGCTCGAGAAGTGGGGATCCGAGACGCCCCGATGA